The following are encoded together in the Bradyrhizobium algeriense genome:
- a CDS encoding PAS domain-containing sensor histidine kinase, with protein sequence MSGVVAAMRRTLLSCTSLARHGVIALATALSASPEPAWASDLTIPQAISALFDLNHQEFAALTTALSLLGFTVVAAILLMRTRIRASRMELNLRSDIADLQVQADRLRALLFAEPQILIAWAAGDNRPQISGDTSLLISQDALSDSPQRILAFGTWLPPEPALQMDHAVDALREAGEGFLLNLSTSNGRAIEAMGRAIGGQAIVRIRELGGLRRELAESNLRYRALLEETELLRDFSAAAPWPMWARSAEGNLRYANAAYVRATEGASVADTIHRNLELLENDQRTEMGRVLNDNSTFSARLPIVVGGERRIYDVQALKLGGGSAGIAIDASEATALRDAMERMAEAHRRTLDQLSSGVAVFDGQRRLAFYNESYRRLWGLDQAFLDSNPDDSSVLDRLRAARKLPEQPDFRAWKAKLHEAYRAMEPENYTWFLPDGRAVSVVTTPNLEGGVTYLFDNVTESLDLARRYDRLTRVQHETLDNLAEAVAVFGSNGRVELFNPAFEKMWKLSAESLKEQPHIETVEAWCTPLFDDALTWRALREAITAIDNRAQVSLKLERKDGSVLDCMTMPLPDGATMLTFQDITDTENVERALRERNEALEAADQMKVDFVHHVSYELRAPLTTIIGFAHFLSDPSTGPLTPKQAEYLDYVTKSTNALLALTNNILDLATIDAGAMKLELGPVNIEKAIQAAAEGIQDRLATDRIELKVDIDSNIGDFTGDERRVVQVLYNLLANAVGFSPHDAAVTISARRTEHRVIFTVSDSGPGIPAEVKDKVFDWFESHSHGSRHRGAGLGLSLVRSFVELHGGKVRVDSVVGKGTTVTCDFPIDQNAHRNAAE encoded by the coding sequence ATGTCGGGCGTAGTCGCGGCAATGCGTCGAACCCTGCTGTCGTGCACCTCACTGGCGCGCCACGGCGTGATTGCGCTCGCCACCGCCCTCTCCGCTTCGCCGGAACCCGCATGGGCCTCGGACTTGACCATCCCGCAGGCGATTTCCGCCCTGTTCGACCTCAATCACCAGGAATTTGCGGCACTGACGACGGCGCTGTCGCTGCTTGGCTTTACCGTGGTGGCCGCGATCCTGCTGATGCGCACGCGCATTCGCGCCAGCCGAATGGAACTCAACCTGCGTTCCGACATCGCCGACCTGCAGGTGCAAGCCGACCGGCTGCGCGCGCTGTTGTTTGCCGAGCCCCAGATCCTGATCGCCTGGGCCGCGGGCGACAACCGGCCCCAGATCAGCGGCGACACCTCGCTTCTGATCTCGCAGGACGCGCTGTCCGATTCACCGCAGCGTATCCTCGCCTTTGGAACCTGGCTGCCGCCGGAACCGGCGCTGCAGATGGACCATGCGGTCGACGCGCTGCGCGAGGCCGGCGAAGGTTTTCTGCTCAATCTCTCCACCTCGAACGGCCGTGCCATCGAAGCGATGGGCCGCGCCATCGGGGGGCAAGCCATTGTGCGGATTCGCGAACTCGGGGGCTTACGCCGGGAACTCGCCGAATCCAATCTCCGCTACAGGGCCCTGTTGGAGGAGACCGAGCTGTTGCGCGACTTCTCCGCCGCGGCGCCCTGGCCGATGTGGGCGAGGAGTGCGGAAGGCAATCTGCGTTACGCCAACGCGGCCTATGTGCGGGCCACCGAGGGCGCAAGCGTCGCGGACACAATCCACCGCAACCTCGAACTGCTGGAGAACGACCAGCGCACCGAGATGGGCCGGGTGCTGAACGACAATTCCACCTTCAGCGCGCGGCTGCCGATCGTGGTCGGCGGCGAGCGGCGCATCTATGATGTTCAGGCGCTCAAGCTCGGCGGCGGCAGCGCCGGCATCGCCATCGACGCCAGCGAGGCGACCGCGCTGCGCGACGCCATGGAGCGGATGGCGGAAGCCCATCGCCGCACCCTCGACCAGTTGTCGTCAGGGGTTGCCGTGTTCGACGGCCAGCGGCGGCTTGCTTTCTACAATGAATCCTACCGGCGGCTGTGGGGCCTCGACCAGGCCTTCCTCGATTCCAATCCCGACGATTCGAGCGTGCTCGACCGCTTGCGCGCGGCGCGCAAACTGCCCGAACAGCCCGACTTCCGGGCCTGGAAGGCCAAGCTGCACGAAGCCTACCGCGCCATGGAGCCGGAGAACTACACCTGGTTCCTGCCCGACGGCCGCGCCGTCAGCGTCGTCACCACGCCGAACCTCGAAGGCGGCGTCACCTATCTATTCGACAATGTCACCGAGAGCCTCGATCTCGCACGCCGGTACGACCGGCTGACCCGGGTCCAGCACGAGACGCTCGACAATCTGGCTGAAGCGGTAGCGGTGTTCGGCAGCAATGGCCGCGTGGAACTGTTCAATCCCGCCTTCGAGAAAATGTGGAAGCTGTCGGCGGAATCGCTCAAGGAACAGCCCCACATCGAGACCGTCGAAGCCTGGTGTACGCCGCTGTTCGACGATGCGCTGACCTGGCGGGCGCTGCGCGAGGCGATCACCGCGATCGACAACCGCGCGCAGGTATCGCTGAAGCTCGAGCGCAAGGACGGCAGCGTGCTGGACTGCATGACCATGCCGCTGCCCGACGGCGCGACCATGTTGACCTTCCAGGACATCACCGACACCGAGAATGTCGAGCGCGCGCTGCGCGAGCGCAACGAAGCGCTCGAAGCCGCCGACCAGATGAAGGTCGATTTCGTCCACCACGTCTCCTACGAACTGCGCGCGCCCCTTACCACCATCATCGGCTTTGCGCATTTCCTCAGCGATCCCTCGACCGGCCCGCTGACGCCAAAGCAGGCCGAGTATCTCGACTACGTCACCAAATCGACCAACGCGCTGCTCGCGCTCACCAACAACATCCTCGATCTCGCCACCATCGATGCCGGCGCCATGAAGCTCGAGCTCGGCCCGGTCAATATCGAAAAAGCCATCCAGGCCGCCGCCGAAGGCATTCAGGACCGGCTGGCGACCGACCGCATCGAACTCAAGGTCGATATCGATTCCAACATCGGCGACTTCACCGGCGACGAGCGGCGCGTGGTGCAGGTGCTCTATAATTTGCTCGCCAACGCCGTTGGATTCTCGCCGCACGATGCCGCGGTCACGATCAGCGCGCGGCGGACCGAGCATCGCGTGATCTTCACCGTCAGCGATTCCGGTCCCGGCATTCCGGCTGAGGTGAAGGACAAGGTGTTCGACTGGTTCGAGAGCCACTCCCACGGCTCGCGTCACCGCGGCGCCGGCCTCGGCCTGTCGCTGGTGCGCTCCTTTGTCGAACTACATGGCGGCAAGGTGCGCGTCGATTCGGTGGTCGGCAAGGGCACCACAGTGACCTGCGACTTTCCAATCGACCAGAACGCGCATCGCAACGCCGCCGAATGA
- the tsaE gene encoding tRNA (adenosine(37)-N6)-threonylcarbamoyltransferase complex ATPase subunit type 1 TsaE — protein MTAPTTFTVALANETATAHLMADLALLVGPGDVITLSGDLGAGKTAAARAMIRYLADDPALEVPSPTFTLAQSYDLPYPIVHADLYRINDSSELEEIGLSPLPEGTLALIEWPERAPDALPEDRIDIAFSHRPALGSTARAAEITGHGKAAAQVTRLGSLRKFLSEAGMLDAARARMPGDASTRSYARLIRDDGTSILMNSPRRPDGPAIYNGKSYSAAVHLAEDVKPFVAIDNGLRAHGFSAPAIRHADLDSGFLITEDFGTAGVIEGDPPRPIVECYEAATDMLAELHRKALPETAPLEPRGPYKIPVYDIDTWLVEISLMLEWYLPDRGAEISQQRRDEFTTMWRTLLEKPAAAPRTWVMRDFHSPNIIWLGDRTGILRVGIIDFQDAVLGPAAYDLVSLLQDARLDVPEQLELTLLTRYIKARRAADSQFDPAGFAELYAIMSAQRNTRLLGTFARLNRRDGKPQYLRHQPRIWTYLTRSLAHPALAAFRAWYAANVPPPLL, from the coding sequence ATGACCGCGCCCACGACATTTACGGTAGCGCTGGCGAACGAGACGGCGACCGCGCATCTGATGGCCGACCTCGCGCTGCTGGTCGGTCCGGGCGACGTCATCACGCTCTCGGGCGATCTCGGCGCGGGCAAGACCGCGGCGGCACGCGCCATGATCCGCTATCTCGCCGACGATCCCGCGCTGGAAGTGCCAAGCCCGACATTCACGCTGGCACAGAGCTACGACCTGCCATATCCGATCGTTCACGCCGATCTCTATCGCATCAATGATTCGAGCGAGCTGGAGGAAATCGGATTGTCACCGCTGCCCGAGGGCACGCTGGCGCTGATCGAATGGCCGGAACGCGCACCCGACGCGCTGCCCGAGGATCGCATCGACATCGCCTTCAGCCATCGCCCGGCGCTTGGGTCCACCGCACGCGCCGCCGAAATCACCGGCCATGGCAAAGCGGCGGCGCAGGTGACGCGATTGGGCAGCTTGCGAAAGTTTCTCAGCGAAGCGGGCATGCTGGATGCCGCGCGCGCGCGCATGCCCGGCGACGCCTCGACGCGCTCCTATGCGCGGCTGATCCGCGACGACGGCACATCGATCCTGATGAATTCGCCGCGCCGCCCGGACGGGCCTGCGATCTACAATGGAAAATCCTACAGCGCGGCCGTTCATCTCGCCGAGGACGTCAAGCCGTTCGTCGCCATCGACAACGGGCTGCGCGCGCACGGTTTTTCGGCGCCCGCAATCCGTCACGCCGATCTCGATTCGGGCTTCCTGATCACCGAGGATTTTGGCACTGCCGGCGTAATCGAGGGCGATCCGCCGCGGCCGATCGTCGAGTGCTACGAGGCGGCGACCGACATGCTGGCGGAGCTGCATCGCAAAGCCCTGCCCGAAACGGCGCCGCTGGAGCCGCGGGGCCCATACAAAATTCCGGTCTACGACATCGATACATGGCTGGTTGAGATCAGCCTGATGCTCGAATGGTATCTGCCGGATCGCGGCGCTGAAATCAGCCAGCAACGGCGTGATGAATTCACAACGATGTGGCGAACGCTGCTGGAAAAGCCGGCGGCTGCGCCGCGAACCTGGGTGATGCGGGATTTTCATTCGCCCAACATCATCTGGCTCGGCGACCGCACGGGGATCTTGCGCGTCGGGATTATCGACTTCCAGGATGCCGTGCTTGGCCCCGCCGCCTACGATCTGGTATCGCTGCTGCAGGACGCCCGGCTCGACGTTCCCGAACAGCTCGAATTGACGCTTCTGACCCGCTACATCAAGGCGCGCCGCGCGGCCGATAGCCAGTTTGATCCGGCCGGCTTTGCCGAGCTCTATGCCATCATGTCGGCGCAGCGGAATACCCGCCTGCTCGGCACCTTCGCCCGGCTCAACCGGCGGGACGGCAAGCCGCAATATCTGCGCCACCAGCCCCGGATCTGGACCTACCTGACCCGTTCGCTGGCGCACCCGGCGCTGGCGGCATTTCGCGCATGGTATGCCGCCAACGTGCCGCCGCCGCTCCTCTGA
- a CDS encoding PilZ domain-containing protein, with protein sequence MAGAERRKGDRVVFERGFAAHMMGIDGTWRRDCVMEDVSETGAKLTVEGSVEGLHLKEFFLLLSSTGLAYRRCELAWVNGDQIGVNFLKQGDKKKRAAKRGAEEAEV encoded by the coding sequence ATGGCGGGGGCGGAACGTCGCAAGGGAGATCGGGTCGTATTCGAGCGCGGCTTTGCCGCGCACATGATGGGCATCGACGGCACCTGGCGGCGCGACTGCGTGATGGAAGACGTCTCCGAGACCGGCGCCAAGCTGACGGTCGAAGGTTCGGTCGAGGGCCTGCACTTAAAGGAATTCTTCCTGCTGCTGTCGTCCACGGGGCTGGCGTATCGGCGCTGCGAGCTGGCCTGGGTCAATGGCGATCAGATCGGCGTCAACTTCCTGAAGCAGGGCGACAAGAAGAAGAGAGCGGCCAAGCGGGGGGCGGAGGAGGCCGAAGTCTGA
- a CDS encoding nucleotidyltransferase family protein, whose translation MSVTPTKAMVLAAGLGLRMRPLTDHMPKPLVRVAGQPLLDHVLDKLAGAGVSEAVVNVHYLPDQIIQHTASRARPRIIISDERDVVLGTGGAVVKALPLLGKDPFFHLNADTMWIDGVRPNLERLAETFDPDRMDILLLMAPTTSSIGYAGRGDYAMLPDGALRKRREHQVVPFVYAGAAIMSPSLFADAPAGEFSLTKMFDRANEQERLFGLRLDGVWMHVGTPDAVQAAEEAFLESVA comes from the coding sequence ATGTCCGTTACGCCCACCAAAGCCATGGTCCTTGCCGCCGGTCTCGGTTTGCGCATGCGCCCATTGACCGACCATATGCCCAAGCCGCTGGTGCGCGTGGCCGGCCAGCCATTGCTCGATCACGTGCTGGACAAGCTCGCCGGGGCCGGCGTCAGTGAGGCCGTGGTCAACGTGCATTACCTGCCCGACCAGATCATCCAGCATACCGCGAGCCGGGCCCGGCCCCGCATCATCATTTCCGACGAACGCGACGTCGTGCTTGGCACTGGCGGCGCTGTCGTGAAGGCGCTGCCCCTGCTCGGCAAGGACCCGTTCTTTCACCTCAACGCCGACACGATGTGGATCGACGGCGTGCGGCCCAATCTGGAGCGGCTCGCCGAAACCTTCGATCCTGACCGGATGGACATCCTGCTCTTGATGGCGCCGACCACGAGCAGCATCGGCTATGCCGGCCGCGGCGACTACGCGATGCTGCCGGATGGCGCGCTGCGCAAGCGGCGTGAACACCAGGTGGTGCCGTTCGTCTATGCGGGTGCCGCGATCATGTCGCCCTCGCTGTTTGCCGACGCGCCCGCCGGCGAGTTTTCGCTGACAAAAATGTTCGACCGCGCCAACGAGCAGGAGCGGCTGTTCGGCCTGCGGCTCGACGGCGTCTGGATGCACGTCGGAACCCCCGACGCGGTGCAGGCCGCGGAAGAGGCGTTTCTGGAAAGCGTGGCGTAG
- the addB gene encoding double-strand break repair protein AddB: protein MRVFSVPVSVPFLRTVIAALVDGRLVEGFEARRDPLNLAAATLYLPTRRAGRLAREIFLDELKTDAAILPRIVALGDIDEDELAFAEGTEQFSGAAPLDIPPRLGELERRLTLAHLVAAWAKSPVSAPLVVGGPASTLALAGDLARLMDDMVTRGVAWEALDKLVPDQFDKYWQHSLEFLRIARKAWPEHLREIGRIEPAERRDRLIEAEAARLTVHHEGPVIAAGSTGSMPATAKFLNAVAGLKQGAVVLPGLDSDLDEEAWQTIGGVRDAQGKFTTQPSSNHPQFAMHGLLDRFGIKRGDVEILGTPAQQGREVLVSETMRPSSATEQWHDRLAQPDVAAKIAGGMMKLAVVEAPNSEMEALAIAVAMREARHLGKSAALVTPDRALARRVMAALTRWNLEFDDSGGDALMDTPSGIFARLAAEAASKGLEPPTLLALLKHPLFRLGGACGAFRHAIEILELALLRGTRPQAGTAGLARDFDRFRAELKKLRSHETSSLHASEPRAKLRDNELDRAQALIAALQTALLPLEIMGSSKPFDFAELALRHRETLIALSSDQNGVAVAFEEAQGAALSAAFDDLLAEQKPSGLMVQLGDYPDVFQTAYADRMVRRPESASAHLHIYGQLEARLTESDRVILGGLVEGVWPPAPRVDPWLSRPMRHELGLDLPERRIGLSAHDFAQLLGTDDVILTHSAKVGGAPAVASRFLHRLEAVAGEARWDAAKSAGENYVRFAAELDQPDAVEPIPQPAPKPPVATRPLKLSVTAIEDWLRDPYTIYAKYILRLDPLDPVDMPLSAADRGSAIHGALGEFTQKFADALPPQPALVLRGIGEKFFAPLMERPEARALWWPRFQRIAAWFADWELARRDEIEKIAAEIRGEIKIPLDNERIFTLSARADRIEQRGDGSFAILDYKTGQPPTGKQVRMGLSPQLTLEAAILREGGFENIHAGSSVGELVYVRLSGNNPPGEQRSLELKIRNNDTPQRPDEAADYALEQLEALIRKFENEETAYTSLNLSMWSNRYGAYDDLARIKEWSAAGGLGIEEW, encoded by the coding sequence ATGCGCGTTTTCAGCGTTCCCGTATCCGTGCCGTTCCTGCGCACCGTCATCGCGGCGCTGGTCGACGGCCGGCTGGTCGAGGGATTCGAGGCGCGCAGGGATCCGCTCAATCTCGCAGCGGCGACGCTCTATTTGCCGACCCGGCGGGCCGGGCGGCTGGCGCGGGAGATATTTCTCGACGAGCTGAAGACGGACGCTGCGATCCTGCCGCGCATCGTGGCGCTCGGCGACATCGACGAGGATGAGCTGGCGTTTGCGGAAGGCACCGAGCAATTCAGCGGCGCAGCGCCGCTCGACATTCCGCCGCGGCTCGGCGAACTGGAGCGCCGCCTGACGCTGGCGCATCTGGTTGCGGCATGGGCCAAAAGCCCGGTGTCGGCGCCGCTCGTGGTCGGCGGCCCGGCCTCGACACTGGCGCTGGCCGGCGATCTGGCGCGGCTGATGGACGACATGGTGACGCGCGGCGTCGCCTGGGAAGCGCTCGACAAACTGGTGCCCGACCAGTTCGACAAATACTGGCAGCACTCGCTGGAATTCCTGCGCATCGCCCGCAAGGCATGGCCGGAGCATCTGAGGGAGATCGGCAGGATCGAACCCGCCGAACGGCGCGACCGCCTGATCGAAGCGGAAGCCGCACGCCTGACCGTGCATCACGAGGGGCCGGTGATTGCAGCCGGCTCGACCGGCTCGATGCCGGCGACCGCGAAATTCCTCAACGCCGTGGCCGGCCTGAAGCAGGGCGCGGTGGTGCTGCCCGGGCTCGACAGCGATCTTGACGAGGAAGCCTGGCAGACGATCGGCGGCGTCAGGGACGCGCAGGGCAAGTTCACCACGCAGCCCTCTTCGAACCATCCGCAATTTGCGATGCACGGATTGCTGGATCGCTTCGGCATCAAGCGTGGCGATGTCGAAATCCTGGGTACGCCGGCACAGCAGGGGCGCGAGGTGCTGGTGTCCGAGACGATGCGGCCGTCGAGCGCCACCGAACAATGGCACGACCGTCTGGCCCAGCCGGATGTCGCCGCGAAGATCGCAGGCGGCATGATGAAGCTTGCCGTCGTCGAAGCGCCCAATTCGGAGATGGAGGCGCTGGCGATCGCGGTGGCGATGCGCGAGGCGCGGCACCTTGGCAAATCAGCCGCGCTGGTGACGCCGGACCGTGCGCTGGCGCGGCGGGTGATGGCGGCGCTGACCCGCTGGAATCTCGAATTCGACGATTCCGGCGGCGACGCGCTGATGGATACGCCAAGCGGCATTTTTGCCCGCCTCGCCGCGGAAGCCGCCAGCAAGGGGCTGGAGCCGCCGACCTTGCTCGCGCTGCTGAAGCATCCATTGTTTCGGCTCGGCGGCGCATGCGGCGCGTTCAGGCACGCCATCGAGATCCTCGAACTGGCGCTGCTGCGCGGCACCCGGCCGCAGGCAGGAACGGCCGGCTTGGCGCGCGATTTCGATCGCTTCCGCGCCGAGCTCAAAAAGCTCAGGAGCCACGAAACCTCCTCGCTTCACGCCTCGGAGCCGCGCGCGAAACTGAGGGACAACGAACTCGACCGGGCGCAGGCGCTGATCGCGGCGCTGCAGACGGCGCTGTTGCCGCTGGAAATCATGGGCTCGTCAAAACCGTTCGATTTCGCCGAGCTGGCGCTGCGCCATCGCGAAACGCTGATCGCGCTGTCCTCGGATCAAAACGGCGTTGCTGTCGCCTTCGAGGAAGCGCAAGGCGCTGCATTGTCGGCAGCGTTCGATGACTTGCTCGCCGAGCAAAAGCCGAGCGGCCTGATGGTCCAGCTCGGCGACTACCCCGATGTGTTCCAGACCGCCTATGCCGATCGCATGGTGCGGCGGCCTGAATCGGCGAGCGCGCATCTGCACATCTACGGCCAGCTCGAAGCACGGCTGACCGAATCCGACCGCGTCATCCTAGGCGGGCTGGTCGAAGGCGTCTGGCCGCCGGCGCCGCGGGTCGATCCCTGGCTGAGCCGGCCGATGCGCCATGAACTCGGCCTCGATCTGCCGGAGCGGCGCATCGGCCTTTCCGCGCATGATTTCGCGCAATTGCTGGGTACGGACGATGTGATCCTGACCCATTCGGCGAAGGTCGGCGGCGCGCCGGCCGTCGCCTCGCGCTTTCTGCACCGCTTGGAGGCCGTCGCCGGCGAAGCGCGCTGGGATGCGGCCAAGAGTGCCGGAGAAAATTACGTCCGCTTCGCCGCCGAGCTGGACCAGCCCGACGCGGTCGAACCGATTCCGCAGCCCGCGCCAAAACCGCCGGTCGCGACGCGGCCGCTAAAGCTGTCGGTCACGGCGATCGAGGACTGGCTGCGCGATCCCTATACGATCTACGCGAAATATATTTTGCGGCTCGATCCGCTCGACCCCGTCGACATGCCGCTGTCGGCGGCCGATCGCGGCTCGGCGATCCATGGCGCACTCGGCGAGTTCACGCAAAAATTTGCCGATGCCCTCCCCCCACAGCCCGCGCTGGTGCTGCGCGGCATCGGCGAAAAGTTCTTCGCACCGCTGATGGAGCGTCCCGAGGCGCGGGCGCTGTGGTGGCCTCGGTTTCAGCGTATCGCCGCATGGTTTGCCGACTGGGAGCTGGCGCGGCGCGACGAGATTGAGAAAATTGCCGCCGAGATCCGGGGTGAGATCAAGATTCCGCTCGACAACGAGCGCATCTTCACGCTGTCGGCGCGCGCCGACCGGATCGAGCAGCGTGGTGACGGCAGCTTTGCGATCCTCGATTACAAGACCGGCCAGCCCCCGACCGGCAAGCAGGTCCGCATGGGCCTGTCGCCGCAATTGACGCTGGAGGCCGCGATCCTGCGCGAGGGCGGTTTTGAGAATATCCACGCCGGCTCGTCCGTCGGCGAACTCGTCTATGTCAGGCTCAGCGGCAACAATCCGCCGGGCGAGCAGCGCTCGCTGGAGCTGAAAATCAGGAACAACGATACGCCGCAGCGGCCGGACGAGGCAGCCGACTACGCCCTTGAACAGCTTGAAGCGCTGATCCGCAAATTCGAGAACGAGGAGACCGCCTACACGTCGCTGAACCTGTCGATGTGGTCGAACCGCTACGGCGCCTATGACGACCTCGCCCGGATCAAGGAATGGTCGGCGGCCGGTGGATTGGGGATCGAGGAATGGTGA